One stretch of Pedobacter riviphilus DNA includes these proteins:
- a CDS encoding sensor histidine kinase gives MGKTELLITIILFNLFFVLFVVAIMVYIKKYKERKREYLNEIKITNEIHQKELLTTQLEIQQATMQQIGRELHDNIGQKLTLVSLYTQQLVHENKVPQASKRIEQIYQIINSSLHDLRSLSKNLTNDNISENEIVTLIQEEVNNLNALKKCKVTFQYNFESIDLEFVKKNVLLRITQEFLQNSLKHAYCSNIKIQLNSSPEIFLTLKIQDDGVGFDYAKVTSDGIGLKNMKKRAEIIGGQFNLESKPDLGTTLTIILNGPA, from the coding sequence ATGGGGAAAACAGAACTCTTAATTACTATCATCCTTTTTAACCTGTTTTTTGTGCTGTTTGTAGTGGCCATTATGGTTTACATCAAAAAATATAAGGAACGGAAAAGAGAATACCTGAATGAAATTAAAATCACCAACGAAATACACCAGAAGGAACTTTTAACCACCCAGTTAGAGATACAGCAGGCCACCATGCAGCAGATTGGCCGCGAATTACACGATAATATCGGGCAGAAATTAACTTTGGTTAGCCTTTATACTCAACAGCTTGTACACGAAAATAAGGTGCCTCAGGCAAGTAAAAGAATTGAACAGATTTATCAGATCATTAATTCATCTTTGCATGACTTGAGGAGTTTGTCGAAAAACTTAACGAACGATAATATAAGTGAAAATGAAATTGTAACTTTAATACAGGAAGAAGTGAACAACCTCAATGCTTTGAAAAAATGTAAGGTAACTTTTCAATACAATTTCGAAAGTATAGATCTGGAGTTTGTGAAAAAGAACGTATTACTAAGGATAACACAAGAATTTCTTCAAAACAGCTTAAAACATGCATATTGCAGCAATATCAAAATCCAGTTAAACTCTTCCCCTGAAATTTTTTTAACGTTAAAAATACAGGATGATGGAGTAGGATTTGATTATGCTAAAGTCACTTCTGATGGTATAGGATTAAAAAACATGAAAAAAAGAGCCGAAATTATCGGTGGACAATTTAATTTAGAAAGCAAACCCGATTTAGGCACTACACTTACTATTATTTTAAATGGCCCGGCATGA
- a CDS encoding response regulator transcription factor: protein MKKTIVIVDDHILIAKALQGIIDNFAAFEVMYVCENGKELIKNFENSNKIPDILLLDISMPIMDGFETVTWVTANHPEVKVMALSMQGEEKSVIKMVSNGAKGYLLKNAHPVELENALTKLSINGFFYPDWASKIIFSSLNKTKDAEIKISDREKEFLKYTVTELNYKEIADKMFCSPRTVESYRDQLCEKLELKTRVGLAVFAIKNGFA from the coding sequence ATGAAAAAAACTATAGTTATTGTTGATGATCATATCCTGATAGCAAAAGCACTTCAGGGCATTATAGATAATTTTGCAGCTTTTGAGGTGATGTATGTTTGCGAAAACGGAAAAGAGCTGATTAAAAACTTCGAAAACAGCAATAAAATCCCTGATATTTTACTTTTGGATATTAGTATGCCCATTATGGACGGTTTTGAAACCGTAACCTGGGTAACTGCAAATCACCCGGAAGTAAAAGTAATGGCACTCAGTATGCAGGGTGAAGAAAAAAGTGTGATTAAAATGGTAAGCAACGGTGCTAAAGGCTACCTCTTAAAAAATGCACATCCTGTAGAGTTGGAAAATGCGCTTACAAAATTGAGTATCAACGGATTTTTTTACCCAGACTGGGCATCGAAAATTATTTTCTCCAGCCTGAATAAGACAAAAGATGCAGAAATCAAAATTTCAGACCGGGAAAAAGAGTTTTTAAAATATACCGTTACCGAACTTAATTATAAAGAAATAGCCGATAAAATGTTCTGTAGCCCAAGGACCGTTGAAAGCTATCGAGATCAGCTATGCGAAAAACTGGAACTCAAAACCCGGGTAGGGCTGGCAGTTTTTGCCATTAAAAATGGATTTGCCTAG
- a CDS encoding glycerophosphodiester phosphodiesterase family protein, translated as MKFHHLLFLVIVAVFTSCKPEEKSHQYIKFNTPTELYQFLKWSPENRFPLISAHRGGPMPGFPENCIETFDNATTYNPVIIEFDIAYSKDSVMVIMHDDKLDRTSTGKGPIGNYTYEELKAFNLKDDEGKETKFKIPTLDSVLSWSKGKVLLTIDLKKGVSYAKVIEKVRQYKVESNSIIITYTANQAKEVHQLAPELMISASVQKKAELKRLNNLGIPNNRIVAFVGVSAPGKELYQYLHSKGITIILGTMGNIDKSAIASPVKNVYYHLVNNGADILSGDNLPQASEELDKFRYNKKLSSSHIN; from the coding sequence ATGAAATTCCATCATTTGCTATTTTTGGTTATTGTTGCAGTTTTTACCTCATGTAAACCAGAAGAAAAAAGCCATCAATATATTAAATTTAATACACCAACGGAGTTATATCAATTCTTAAAATGGTCGCCAGAAAACCGTTTTCCATTAATCAGTGCCCATCGAGGAGGACCAATGCCTGGTTTTCCTGAAAACTGCATCGAAACATTTGATAATGCCACTACCTATAATCCGGTAATTATCGAATTCGACATTGCTTACAGTAAAGATTCGGTAATGGTGATTATGCACGATGATAAGCTCGATCGCACTTCGACCGGAAAAGGACCGATTGGCAATTATACTTATGAGGAACTGAAGGCTTTTAATCTTAAAGATGATGAGGGAAAAGAAACAAAATTTAAAATCCCGACTTTAGATAGCGTATTAAGCTGGAGCAAAGGAAAGGTTTTATTAACCATCGATTTAAAAAAAGGGGTTTCTTATGCCAAGGTGATTGAAAAGGTAAGGCAATATAAAGTAGAAAGTAATTCGATAATCATTACCTATACTGCCAATCAGGCCAAGGAAGTGCATCAATTGGCACCCGAACTCATGATTTCAGCTTCCGTTCAAAAGAAAGCAGAATTGAAACGTTTAAATAATTTGGGTATTCCTAATAACCGCATCGTAGCTTTTGTCGGTGTTTCAGCTCCAGGTAAAGAATTGTACCAATACTTACACAGCAAGGGTATTACTATTATTTTAGGTACCATGGGAAATATCGATAAAAGTGCCATTGCCAGTCCGGTAAAAAATGTTTATTATCATTTGGTTAATAATGGTGCAGATATTTTGTCGGGCGATAATTTACCACAGGCATCAGAAGAACTGGATAAGTTTAGGTATAATAAAAAATTAAGTTCATCGCATATTAATTAA
- a CDS encoding ATP-binding cassette domain-containing protein, producing the protein MSISVKNLSKHYNKQKAVDSISFEARPGRILGFLGPNGAGKSTTMRMLTGYLTPTSGEAEISGKNILYDAIEAKKHIGYLPENTPLYADMYVKEFLNFVGQTYKLTNLAARIDEVIKMVGLTPEQHKKIGMLSKGYRQRVGLAQAIIHNPEVLILDEPTSGLDPNQLVDIRQLIKTLGAAKTVVISTHIMQEVEAICDDIIIINKGKIVAKDSLEGLKKMHQQQSLEDIFRKLTA; encoded by the coding sequence ATGAGTATTTCGGTTAAAAATCTTTCTAAACACTATAATAAGCAAAAGGCGGTGGACTCCATTAGCTTTGAAGCCAGGCCAGGCCGTATTTTGGGTTTTCTTGGCCCTAATGGAGCTGGTAAATCTACCACCATGCGCATGCTTACCGGTTATTTAACACCAACATCTGGCGAGGCTGAAATTTCTGGTAAAAACATTCTTTATGATGCCATTGAAGCTAAAAAGCATATTGGCTACCTGCCAGAAAATACACCGCTATATGCCGATATGTATGTGAAAGAATTTTTAAATTTTGTTGGTCAAACCTATAAACTTACCAATTTGGCTGCAAGGATTGATGAAGTGATCAAAATGGTAGGCTTAACACCAGAGCAGCATAAAAAAATCGGTATGTTATCTAAGGGATACCGTCAAAGGGTAGGTTTAGCCCAGGCCATTATCCATAATCCAGAAGTTTTAATTTTGGATGAGCCCACTTCTGGTTTAGACCCAAACCAATTGGTTGACATTAGGCAGCTGATCAAAACATTAGGTGCGGCTAAAACAGTTGTTATTTCTACCCACATTATGCAAGAGGTTGAAGCCATTTGCGATGATATCATCATTATTAATAAAGGTAAAATTGTAGCGAAAGATTCGCTCGAAGGCCTAAAAAAAATGCACCAGCAACAATCATTAGAAGATATTTTTAGAAAACTTACTGCCTAA